The following coding sequences lie in one Candidatus Izemoplasmatales bacterium genomic window:
- a CDS encoding PhnD/SsuA/transferrin family substrate-binding protein — MLLLFAFGITACTEETTLPQDPETLIVQFVPSTAVDSALLLKLKSLEGMVEAQLLAAGYDINVNISISTSYASAIEAMVSGQVHVAFLTAQQYAYVTTEYPGEVEVLLTSVRDAYNAQLGAGNVVITDPATIIENANTTGYDATTNSAVKVSSYYSMLLIRQEDMAAYEAAGIDWLKGKNIGTQSTTSGSGYVYPSLLLDDNDMKFVPNAEGPNAAEGEVGYTTISGHQTAVLALLNNEVDGVFTFFDSRNHATAYAAWQEANPTLNIYEVTQVAALTTPIYNDTISGLASLSTGLKTAIQNAFIAIIATTDGYDALQIYNHKGYLVAVDSDYDGERALYRFLNPVA, encoded by the coding sequence GTGCTTCTCTTGTTTGCGTTCGGCATCACCGCATGCACCGAAGAGACCACGCTTCCGCAGGATCCGGAAACGCTCATCGTGCAGTTCGTTCCGAGTACCGCCGTCGATTCAGCGCTCCTGCTCAAACTCAAATCGCTGGAAGGCATGGTGGAAGCCCAGCTGCTCGCCGCCGGTTATGACATCAACGTCAACATCAGCATCAGTACGAGCTACGCCTCCGCCATCGAAGCGATGGTGTCGGGACAGGTTCACGTCGCCTTCCTCACCGCCCAGCAGTACGCCTACGTGACGACCGAGTATCCCGGGGAGGTCGAGGTCCTTCTGACGTCGGTCCGCGACGCCTACAACGCCCAACTCGGTGCCGGCAACGTCGTCATCACCGATCCCGCGACGATCATCGAGAACGCCAACACCACCGGCTACGACGCGACGACCAACTCCGCCGTCAAGGTCAGTTCCTACTACTCGATGCTGCTGATCCGTCAGGAAGACATGGCAGCCTACGAGGCGGCCGGAATCGACTGGCTGAAGGGCAAGAACATCGGCACCCAGTCGACCACATCGGGCTCCGGCTACGTGTATCCGTCGCTGCTTCTCGACGACAACGACATGAAGTTCGTGCCGAACGCCGAAGGCCCCAACGCCGCCGAAGGCGAAGTCGGATATACCACGATTTCCGGACATCAGACGGCCGTTCTCGCGCTGCTCAACAATGAGGTCGACGGCGTCTTCACGTTCTTCGATTCGCGCAACCATGCGACCGCCTACGCCGCCTGGCAAGAGGCGAACCCGACACTGAACATCTACGAAGTCACGCAGGTCGCCGCCCTGACCACGCCGATCTACAACGATACGATCTCCGGTCTGGCCAGTCTGTCCACCGGACTCAAGACCGCCATCCAGAACGCCTTCATCGCCATCATCGCGACGACGGACGGCTACGATGCGCTGCAGATCTACAACCACAAGGGATATCTCGTTGCCGTCGATTCCGATTACGATGGCGAAAGAGCTCTGTACCGTTTCTTGAATCCCGTAGCATAA
- a CDS encoding TldD/PmbA family protein, with the protein MTGTFSKYLKSKQPAIRELVRLLGEKYAYASVLGTDVEGLTVAVDRSTTNVVPSPLTECGFVVKVFDGRGYVEYSTNVLDPKHLAAVVDAVDRLVAAKGTVPPVAVGALVETPLRKRFTRKNVGRDFTAEEIIATLKAYVDETIKSDPLVANARASVETVEISKIFISRDKDLAQYYTWSNPRSFVLARRGENAKYAYDGFGTNSVERALADLKASMASTAKLAIELLDSEPPKPGVYEIVTDPSITGLIAHEAFGHGVEMDMFVKDRAAAKDYMGKKVASRLVSMRDGAASAFSVASYFFDDDGVLAGDTRIIDKGILVDGISDVLSALQLGTVPTGNSRRESYKRKAYTRMTNTFFEKGRSSLSEMIASIKDGYYIVQTNNGMEDPKNWGIQCTAHYGREIKDGKFTGKIVSPVVMSGYVIDLLESITAVSNDFDVIGSGSCGKGYKEFVRVSDGGPCLKATVKIG; encoded by the coding sequence ATGACTGGAACATTCTCGAAATACCTGAAATCGAAACAGCCGGCGATCCGCGAACTCGTGCGCCTGCTCGGCGAGAAGTACGCCTACGCGAGCGTCCTCGGAACCGACGTCGAAGGACTCACCGTCGCCGTCGACCGTTCGACCACGAACGTCGTTCCGAGCCCCCTCACCGAATGCGGCTTCGTCGTCAAGGTCTTCGACGGCCGCGGATACGTCGAATATTCGACCAACGTCCTCGACCCGAAGCATCTCGCCGCCGTCGTCGACGCCGTCGACCGGCTCGTCGCCGCGAAGGGCACCGTCCCGCCGGTCGCCGTCGGCGCGCTCGTCGAGACGCCCCTCAGGAAACGGTTCACGCGCAAGAACGTCGGTCGTGACTTCACGGCCGAGGAGATCATCGCCACCCTGAAGGCCTACGTCGACGAGACGATCAAGTCCGACCCCCTCGTCGCGAACGCCCGCGCGAGCGTCGAGACGGTCGAGATCTCGAAGATCTTCATCTCCCGGGACAAAGACCTCGCGCAATACTACACCTGGTCCAATCCCCGTTCCTTCGTCCTCGCCCGCCGCGGCGAGAACGCCAAGTACGCCTACGACGGATTCGGCACGAATTCCGTCGAACGCGCCCTCGCCGACCTGAAGGCGTCGATGGCGTCGACGGCGAAGCTCGCGATCGAACTGCTCGACTCCGAACCCCCGAAGCCGGGCGTCTACGAGATCGTCACCGATCCCTCGATCACCGGACTGATCGCCCACGAGGCCTTCGGCCACGGCGTCGAGATGGACATGTTCGTGAAGGATCGCGCCGCCGCCAAGGACTACATGGGCAAGAAGGTGGCCTCGCGCCTCGTCAGCATGCGTGACGGGGCCGCCTCCGCCTTCTCGGTCGCCTCGTACTTCTTCGACGACGACGGCGTCCTCGCCGGCGACACCAGGATCATCGACAAGGGCATCCTCGTCGACGGCATCTCCGACGTACTCTCGGCGCTTCAGCTCGGCACCGTCCCGACCGGCAACAGCCGGCGCGAATCGTACAAGCGCAAGGCCTACACGCGCATGACCAACACCTTCTTCGAGAAGGGACGCTCGTCCCTTTCCGAGATGATCGCCTCGATCAAGGACGGCTACTACATCGTCCAGACCAACAACGGCATGGAGGACCCGAAGAACTGGGGCATCCAGTGCACCGCCCACTACGGCCGCGAGATCAAGGACGGCAAGTTCACCGGCAAGATCGTCTCGCCGGTCGTGATGTCCGGCTACGTGATCGACCTCCTCGAGTCGATCACCGCCGTGTCGAACGACTTCGACGTCATCGGCAGCGGCTCCTGCGGCAAGGGATACAAGGAATTCGTCCGCGTCTCCGACGGCGGTCCTTGTCTGAAAGCGACGGTGAAGATCGGATGA
- the phnC gene encoding phosphonate ABC transporter ATP-binding protein: MIRFVDVSKTYPNGVQALRNVNLEINDGEFVAIIGLSGAGKSTLLRSINRMISITAGQLYIDDVDISTVRGKELRILRRNIGMIFQSFNLVKRMSVFSNVLTGRVGFHPTFRTLFGLFPTEDKILALESLDTMGILDKAFTRADQLSGGQQQRVALARALTQKPKLILADEPVASLDPITTVQVMDDFARINRDFGITIVANMHHVDLALKYAQRIIGIKDGQIVFDGPAQAITEAKLVEIYGRALKHNEILGE, from the coding sequence ATGATCAGATTCGTTGACGTTTCGAAAACCTATCCCAATGGCGTCCAGGCGCTCCGAAACGTCAATTTGGAGATCAACGATGGCGAATTCGTCGCCATCATCGGATTATCCGGCGCAGGAAAATCGACGCTTCTCCGTTCCATCAACAGGATGATTTCCATCACCGCGGGACAACTCTACATCGATGATGTCGACATCAGCACCGTCAGAGGCAAGGAATTGCGGATCCTCCGACGGAACATCGGCATGATCTTCCAGTCCTTCAATCTGGTCAAACGGATGTCCGTGTTCAGCAACGTATTGACGGGTAGGGTGGGTTTCCACCCTACCTTTCGCACGTTGTTCGGGCTGTTCCCGACGGAGGACAAGATCCTTGCGCTCGAATCGCTCGACACGATGGGAATCCTCGACAAGGCGTTCACGCGCGCCGACCAGCTGTCCGGCGGACAGCAGCAGCGCGTCGCGCTCGCCCGCGCCCTCACGCAGAAGCCGAAGCTGATCCTGGCCGACGAACCGGTCGCCTCGCTCGACCCGATCACCACGGTCCAGGTCATGGACGACTTCGCCCGCATCAACCGCGACTTCGGGATCACGATCGTCGCCAACATGCATCACGTCGACCTGGCCCTCAAGTACGCGCAGCGCATCATCGGCATCAAGGACGGCCAGATCGTCTTCGACGGACCCGCGCAGGCGATCACCGAGGCGAAGCTCGTCGAGATCTACGGCCGAGCCCTCAAGCACAACGAAATCCTCGGTGAATGA
- a CDS encoding aldo/keto reductase: MDEIERILRVHAVRYPKMTVDDHLKLLYQNTFGPRHFGNDPSLTRIKAYLEEELAATPADRLPTVEDIGGGYVRVDLSCVRAGLCGSATLAEAFHRSMTELAEAAGTLRDRFLARVGVLLRLIETGVLGTPDDAARVAATLEEGIRPIHHSPVFNAAYAPHYRVVGVSHLPPEVTVMERVHVKETRFKGIERNPSLLGFGCMRLPVLEPGKPEIDEELALKMIDFAYAHGVSYFDTAYPYHHGLSEPFVGRALAKYPRESFFLATKMPGWLVHSREDAERYFQEQLSRCQVEYFDFYLCHALGEENFKPYQIPGVMAFLDEMKAAGRIRHLGFSFHDTPDVLEKIIHARQWDFVQLQLNYLDWDLQDAKRQYEIVAAAGLPVIVMEPVRGGLLATLSPEAAGVFRTADPAASLASWAIRYAASKDQVMVVLSGMSDAAQVEDNVRTMSAFRPLGAEEEAVVGNALEAFLKNRTIPCTGCRYCMPCPNGVDIPRLFRIHNEYAINRRKRAFVSAYEELAPESRADRCVWCGECLTHCPQKIMIPERMQEIASLYESLRQEGGTGMRLVNTYRETIPASRFIGKRYGDGDRDAYGSYGAMWGEWFATGRFAPLEKLTLNTQEGGAYVGLMRCVPVFQYWIGVFCPPGTPVPEGYDHVDFAAFDVSTSWIKGNRENGEIYGERTHGSSVAAAQAKGLKVKSEPWYFERYVDGRFTAEDASGDVILDYCIEIEPEKTR; this comes from the coding sequence ATGGACGAGATCGAACGAATCCTACGCGTGCATGCGGTCCGCTATCCGAAGATGACCGTCGACGACCATCTCAAGCTGCTCTACCAGAACACCTTCGGACCCCGCCATTTCGGAAACGATCCATCGCTCACGCGGATCAAGGCCTATCTGGAAGAGGAACTCGCGGCGACGCCGGCCGATCGGCTACCGACGGTCGAGGACATCGGCGGCGGATACGTCCGCGTCGACCTGTCCTGCGTCCGCGCCGGCCTTTGCGGATCCGCGACGCTCGCCGAAGCCTTCCACCGCTCGATGACCGAGCTCGCAGAAGCCGCCGGGACGCTTCGCGACCGCTTTCTGGCGCGCGTCGGAGTCCTGCTCCGCCTGATCGAAACCGGCGTCCTCGGGACGCCTGATGACGCCGCGCGGGTCGCGGCGACCCTCGAGGAAGGCATCCGCCCGATCCACCACAGTCCCGTCTTCAACGCCGCCTACGCGCCCCATTACCGGGTCGTCGGCGTCTCCCATCTTCCCCCCGAGGTGACCGTCATGGAAAGAGTCCACGTCAAGGAAACGCGTTTCAAGGGAATCGAACGGAATCCCTCCCTGCTCGGCTTCGGATGCATGCGCCTGCCGGTGCTCGAGCCGGGCAAGCCCGAGATCGACGAGGAACTGGCGCTGAAGATGATCGATTTCGCCTATGCGCACGGCGTCAGCTACTTCGATACCGCTTATCCGTACCACCACGGTCTGTCCGAGCCGTTCGTCGGCCGGGCGCTCGCGAAATACCCGCGCGAATCGTTCTTCCTGGCGACGAAGATGCCGGGATGGCTCGTCCATTCGCGCGAGGACGCGGAACGCTACTTCCAGGAACAGCTTTCGCGCTGCCAGGTCGAGTATTTCGACTTCTATCTCTGCCACGCGCTCGGCGAGGAGAACTTCAAGCCCTACCAGATCCCGGGGGTGATGGCCTTCCTCGACGAGATGAAGGCGGCGGGCAGGATCCGTCATCTCGGCTTTTCGTTTCACGACACGCCGGACGTGCTCGAGAAGATCATCCACGCGCGCCAGTGGGACTTCGTCCAGCTGCAGCTCAACTACCTCGACTGGGACCTGCAGGACGCGAAGCGCCAGTATGAGATCGTCGCCGCGGCCGGGCTGCCCGTGATCGTCATGGAACCGGTCCGCGGCGGCCTGCTCGCGACCCTCTCGCCCGAAGCCGCCGGCGTCTTCCGGACCGCCGATCCCGCGGCGTCGCTCGCCTCCTGGGCGATCCGCTACGCCGCATCGAAGGATCAGGTCATGGTCGTGCTCTCCGGCATGTCGGATGCGGCGCAGGTCGAGGACAACGTGAGGACGATGTCCGCTTTCCGCCCGCTCGGTGCGGAGGAGGAGGCCGTCGTCGGAAACGCGCTCGAAGCCTTCCTGAAGAACCGCACGATCCCGTGCACGGGCTGCCGCTACTGCATGCCCTGTCCGAACGGCGTCGACATCCCGCGCCTGTTCCGGATCCATAACGAGTATGCGATCAATCGCCGCAAGCGCGCCTTCGTTTCGGCTTACGAGGAACTGGCGCCGGAAAGCCGCGCCGACCGCTGCGTGTGGTGCGGCGAATGCCTCACCCACTGCCCGCAGAAGATCATGATTCCGGAACGCATGCAGGAGATCGCGAGCCTCTACGAGAGCCTGCGTCAGGAAGGTGGGACGGGGATGCGGCTCGTCAACACCTACCGCGAGACGATCCCCGCGTCGCGCTTCATCGGGAAGCGCTATGGCGACGGCGACCGCGACGCCTACGGAAGCTACGGGGCGATGTGGGGCGAATGGTTCGCGACGGGACGGTTCGCGCCGCTCGAAAAACTGACCTTGAACACGCAGGAAGGCGGCGCGTACGTCGGCCTGATGCGCTGCGTGCCCGTCTTCCAGTACTGGATCGGCGTCTTCTGCCCGCCCGGGACGCCGGTACCGGAAGGCTACGACCACGTCGACTTCGCCGCCTTCGACGTCTCGACCTCATGGATCAAGGGCAACCGCGAGAACGGCGAAATCTACGGCGAACGGACGCACGGGTCCTCGGTCGCGGCCGCGCAGGCGAAGGGGCTCAAGGTCAAATCGGAACCATGGTACTTCGAACGCTACGTCGACGGCCGCTTCACCGCGGAAGACGCGTCCGGCGACGTGATCCTCGACTACTGCATCGAGATCGAACCGGAAAAGACGCGCTGA
- a CDS encoding ABC transporter permease subunit produces the protein MAKITLTNGKIVYKPHNKSWIVLVVIGGLTVLFAYLVSLDSIGIQFHPEELPVILKKLFSPHRGEDWGDYFAYILKLQNVMVTTLQMCYGGTVIGALFAVPFSLLSSKNIVKTKWIYTPFRFLLNLFRTIPIPVLAAICISFVGTGILAGLFAIALFTFGIMVKMLYELIETIDMNIVEALESTGANKLQAIRYAVFPQVFPDYVGYAIYILETNIRSSAILSYVGISSIGTVMKDSEMTDYDKVGGAIILIFIICVIIQLFSDVVRRKLA, from the coding sequence ATGGCGAAAATCACGCTCACCAACGGGAAGATCGTATACAAGCCACATAACAAGAGTTGGATCGTGCTCGTCGTCATCGGCGGACTCACGGTCCTCTTCGCCTATCTCGTCTCGCTCGACAGCATCGGCATCCAATTCCACCCTGAAGAGCTTCCGGTCATCCTGAAGAAGCTGTTCTCGCCGCATCGAGGAGAGGACTGGGGCGATTACTTCGCCTATATCCTCAAACTCCAGAACGTGATGGTGACCACCCTCCAGATGTGCTACGGGGGAACCGTCATCGGCGCACTGTTCGCGGTGCCGTTTTCCCTGCTCTCGTCGAAGAACATCGTGAAGACCAAGTGGATCTATACCCCGTTCCGATTCCTTCTCAACCTGTTTCGCACCATCCCGATTCCGGTCCTTGCCGCGATCTGCATCAGTTTCGTGGGGACCGGCATTCTGGCCGGTCTGTTCGCGATCGCCCTCTTCACCTTCGGCATCATGGTCAAGATGCTCTATGAACTGATCGAGACGATCGACATGAACATCGTCGAGGCGCTCGAGTCCACGGGAGCGAACAAACTCCAGGCGATCCGGTACGCGGTGTTTCCCCAGGTGTTCCCCGATTACGTCGGATACGCCATCTACATCCTGGAGACGAACATCCGCTCCTCGGCTATCCTCAGCTATGTCGGCATCAGCAGCATCGGCACGGTCATGAAGGACAGCGAGATGACGGACTACGACAAGGTCGGAGGCGCGATCATCCTGATCTTCATCATCTGCGTCATCATCCAGCTGTTCTCCGATGTCGTGAGGAGGAAGCTGGCATGA
- a CDS encoding metallopeptidase TldD-related protein: MIRKLVNALAANPAVSGWLVNETATVASQVFYVMQKKETSRRVETREWTVTVYRRHGADGRYLGSSSFAVGRVQSKAEIDRKVAEAVFAAQFVKNAAFDLVKGERRRTWKEKEDASDPYELIDGVASAFFEASTPVSRFNALEVFHTRTTVRIVNSEGVDLTKTTAKVDVEAIPSHDGPDRKVELIRMFAYKTVDLEKVREDAKTAIADVALRYDAGRLPAIGKADVVLRSDEVEEFFRELIGDLSYEGVYRKSTDKQIGDMIQKDPKGDRLTVGWTLSTKADAFDRDGVLLAPVTVVDQGKLVSHYGSNQYAQYLGMKPTGSFPTLAVARGTTTAAKIMKKPHLEIIALSGIQIDVYSDYIGGEVRLAVWFDGKNYIPVSGFSFSGRIEAVLSDLVLSKETVDGLRYRGPKFLLLKGMDVL; the protein is encoded by the coding sequence ATGATCAGAAAACTCGTGAACGCCCTCGCGGCCAACCCGGCCGTCTCCGGATGGCTCGTGAACGAAACGGCGACCGTCGCCTCCCAGGTCTTCTACGTGATGCAGAAGAAGGAGACCTCGCGGCGCGTCGAGACGCGCGAATGGACCGTCACCGTCTACCGCCGGCACGGCGCGGACGGGCGGTACCTCGGCTCGTCGTCCTTCGCCGTCGGCCGCGTCCAGTCCAAAGCCGAGATCGACCGCAAGGTCGCCGAGGCCGTCTTCGCCGCGCAGTTCGTCAAGAACGCCGCCTTCGACCTCGTCAAGGGTGAACGCCGCCGCACCTGGAAGGAGAAGGAGGACGCCTCCGACCCGTACGAACTGATCGACGGCGTCGCAAGCGCCTTCTTCGAGGCTTCCACCCCCGTCTCGCGCTTCAACGCCCTCGAAGTCTTCCATACCCGGACCACCGTCCGGATCGTGAACTCCGAAGGCGTCGACCTGACGAAGACCACCGCCAAGGTGGACGTCGAGGCGATCCCCTCGCACGACGGACCCGACCGCAAGGTCGAACTGATCCGGATGTTCGCCTACAAGACCGTCGACCTCGAGAAGGTCCGCGAGGACGCGAAGACCGCGATCGCGGACGTCGCCCTCCGCTACGACGCCGGCCGGCTGCCGGCGATCGGCAAGGCCGACGTCGTCCTCCGCAGCGACGAGGTCGAGGAGTTCTTCCGCGAACTGATCGGCGACCTTTCCTACGAAGGCGTCTACCGCAAGAGCACCGACAAGCAAATCGGCGACATGATCCAGAAGGATCCGAAGGGCGATCGCCTCACGGTCGGCTGGACGCTCTCGACGAAGGCGGACGCCTTCGACCGGGATGGCGTCCTGCTCGCTCCGGTCACGGTCGTGGATCAAGGCAAGCTCGTCTCGCATTACGGATCCAACCAATACGCCCAATACCTCGGGATGAAGCCGACGGGATCCTTCCCGACGCTTGCCGTGGCCCGCGGGACCACGACCGCGGCGAAGATCATGAAGAAGCCGCACCTCGAGATCATCGCCCTCTCGGGCATCCAGATCGACGTCTACAGCGATTACATCGGCGGCGAAGTCCGCCTCGCCGTCTGGTTCGACGGCAAGAACTACATCCCCGTCTCCGGCTTCTCCTTCAGCGGCCGCATCGAAGCCGTCCTGTCCGACCTCGTCCTCTCGAAGGAAACGGTCGACGGCCTCCGGTACCGCGGGCCGAAATTCCTGCTTCTGAAGGGCATGGACGTCCTTTGA
- a CDS encoding deoxyribodipyrimidine photo-lyase, with amino-acid sequence MTADPRRVVVRQEGRPDAGGTHVIYWMQQSQRVHRNHALATAVGIANDAGLPVTVVFVVDPSYPGANLRSFAFMFEGLRETAAELDRRGIGFVLRRGDPATVVGGMLGDACALVCDTGYLSHQRTWRTRLADAVRAHHPSLRFLEVDSDVVVPVRLAYPKAAYAAYAIRPALMRQYGSFLSDGVIPEVRIRAAAAGPRDWTIPAGVDASVPESPVFQGGRTEALRRFERFLETAADRYPDASDPGGELTSGMSPYLHFGQIAAVELLDRITAAHAAGTLRDAAFDDYLEQLLVRRELAVNFVWHTAGYDKFETMTEPWAYRTMTEHADDPRPVLYSFADLEAGNTADPYYNAAMAEMRKSGFMHTTMRMYWAKKIIEWTPSFRTAYETIVALDDRWFLDGRDANGYAGAAWCFGKHDRPWGERPVFGTLRYMNDRGLERKYDMRSYVARVASIPDKRP; translated from the coding sequence TTGACGGCCGACCCCCGGCGCGTCGTCGTCCGTCAGGAAGGCCGCCCCGACGCCGGCGGGACGCACGTCATCTATTGGATGCAGCAGAGCCAGCGGGTCCATCGGAACCACGCCCTCGCGACGGCCGTCGGGATCGCCAACGACGCGGGACTGCCGGTCACGGTCGTCTTCGTCGTCGATCCGTCCTATCCCGGCGCCAACCTCCGTTCCTTCGCCTTCATGTTCGAAGGCCTCCGCGAGACCGCGGCCGAACTGGATCGACGCGGAATCGGCTTCGTCCTCCGCCGCGGCGATCCCGCGACCGTGGTCGGAGGAATGCTCGGCGACGCATGCGCGCTCGTCTGCGACACCGGCTACCTCTCCCACCAGCGCACCTGGCGGACGCGGCTCGCCGATGCCGTCCGCGCGCACCATCCTTCCCTCCGCTTCCTCGAGGTCGATTCCGACGTCGTCGTCCCGGTCCGCCTCGCCTATCCGAAGGCCGCCTACGCCGCCTACGCGATCCGTCCCGCGCTCATGCGCCAGTACGGTTCCTTCCTGTCGGACGGCGTGATCCCCGAAGTCCGGATCCGCGCCGCCGCCGCCGGACCACGCGACTGGACGATCCCCGCGGGCGTCGACGCCTCGGTGCCGGAAAGCCCCGTCTTCCAGGGCGGCCGGACGGAGGCCCTCCGCCGCTTCGAGCGTTTTCTCGAAACCGCGGCGGACCGTTATCCCGACGCTTCCGATCCCGGCGGGGAGCTCACCTCGGGAATGTCCCCGTACCTCCATTTCGGACAGATCGCCGCGGTCGAACTGCTCGACCGGATCACGGCCGCGCACGCCGCCGGAACGCTTCGCGACGCCGCCTTCGACGACTACCTCGAACAACTTCTCGTGCGCCGCGAACTGGCGGTCAACTTCGTGTGGCATACCGCCGGATACGACAAATTCGAGACGATGACGGAACCCTGGGCGTACCGCACGATGACCGAGCATGCGGACGATCCCCGTCCCGTCCTGTATTCCTTCGCCGACCTCGAGGCCGGCAACACCGCCGACCCGTACTATAACGCGGCGATGGCGGAGATGCGCAAGAGCGGCTTCATGCACACCACCATGCGCATGTACTGGGCGAAGAAGATCATCGAGTGGACGCCGTCCTTTCGGACCGCCTACGAGACGATCGTCGCCCTCGACGACCGCTGGTTCCTCGACGGCCGCGACGCGAACGGTTACGCCGGCGCCGCCTGGTGCTTCGGGAAGCACGACCGCCCGTGGGGCGAACGTCCCGTCTTCGGGACGCTCCGGTACATGAACGACAGGGGACTCGAGCGCAAGTACGACATGAGGAGCTACGTCGCGCGCGTCGCCTCGATTCCCGACAAACGGCCCTAG
- a CDS encoding DUF2892 domain-containing protein has product MKKNVGNVDRAIRLGVGAVLVILAVAIPFWWLLIPAAIALATAAVQRCPLYLPFKIDTNKDKH; this is encoded by the coding sequence ATGAAGAAGAATGTCGGAAACGTCGATCGCGCCATCCGCCTCGGAGTCGGCGCCGTCCTCGTGATCCTCGCCGTCGCGATCCCGTTCTGGTGGCTTCTGATCCCCGCCGCCATCGCCCTCGCCACCGCCGCGGTCCAGCGCTGCCCGCTGTACCTGCCGTTCAAGATCGACACCAACAAGGACAAGCACTGA
- the phnE gene encoding phosphonate ABC transporter, permease protein PhnE produces MNRLRNVLAKKPKKWIMNLLFVAAIGTILVLSFDGATINPLRFPQIPYVFLGIIRGFLNIDWSTVLGYGEFTFSQSIAYYAIQTLAIAFIGTLVGGILAVPASFLAAENVVGKRVARIGRFFLVIIRVFPEIILAFILVKGIGTGPITGIFVIGIHSVGMLGKLFSEAIDSMDRSSIEALDAVGADSLQKLRFGILPQLMPLMSSIALYRLDINVRSATVLGAIGAGGLGTLIILYSNPPSWVSLPGVIVAIMVMVLAVDSISSALRKKLV; encoded by the coding sequence ATGAACCGTCTGCGGAACGTTCTCGCGAAGAAACCGAAGAAATGGATCATGAACCTGCTGTTCGTCGCCGCGATCGGCACGATTCTGGTGCTCTCGTTTGACGGGGCGACCATCAATCCGCTCCGATTCCCGCAGATCCCGTATGTCTTCCTGGGAATCATCCGGGGCTTTCTGAACATCGACTGGTCGACCGTCCTCGGGTATGGAGAATTCACGTTCAGCCAAAGCATCGCATACTATGCGATCCAGACGCTGGCGATCGCCTTCATCGGCACGCTGGTGGGCGGGATTCTTGCGGTTCCGGCCAGTTTCCTGGCCGCGGAAAACGTCGTCGGCAAACGCGTCGCGAGGATCGGACGGTTCTTCCTCGTCATCATCCGCGTGTTTCCGGAGATCATCCTGGCGTTCATCCTGGTCAAGGGGATCGGCACCGGTCCGATCACGGGCATCTTCGTCATCGGCATCCACTCCGTGGGGATGCTCGGGAAGCTGTTCTCGGAAGCGATCGACAGCATGGATCGCAGTTCGATCGAGGCGCTCGACGCCGTCGGAGCCGATTCGCTGCAGAAACTCCGCTTCGGCATCCTGCCCCAACTCATGCCGCTGATGTCGTCCATCGCCTTGTACCGTCTCGACATCAACGTGCGTTCGGCGACCGTGCTCGGCGCGATCGGCGCCGGGGGACTCGGCACCCTGATCATCCTGTACTCGAACCCGCCGTCGTGGGTCAGCCTTCCGGGCGTCATCGTCGCCATCATGGTGATGGTCCTCGCCGTGGACAGCATCTCCTCGGCGCTGCGCAAGAAACTGGTCTGA
- a CDS encoding nitroreductase family protein: MTFLEMTKARYSVRTYASTPVEPEKLERILEAIRNAPTAHNAQPQRVFVMQSPAALADVDACTRGRFGAPLVLVICYDETVSWKRKDYYDAGQVDCGIVGTHVMFAALEQGLGTCWVAMFNAAEMAKRLELPDHVIPIAVMPVGYPALGSVPYPFHDQRRLVTDLVVRK, from the coding sequence ATGACATTTCTCGAGATGACCAAGGCGCGCTATTCGGTGCGCACGTATGCAAGCACCCCCGTCGAGCCGGAGAAGCTCGAACGGATCCTCGAGGCGATCCGCAATGCGCCGACCGCCCACAACGCCCAGCCCCAGCGCGTCTTCGTGATGCAGAGTCCCGCGGCCCTCGCCGACGTCGACGCCTGCACACGCGGCCGTTTCGGCGCGCCGCTCGTTTTGGTGATCTGTTACGACGAGACGGTTTCATGGAAACGCAAGGACTACTACGATGCCGGTCAGGTCGACTGCGGCATCGTCGGCACGCACGTCATGTTCGCGGCGCTCGAACAGGGACTCGGGACGTGCTGGGTGGCGATGTTCAACGCCGCCGAGATGGCGAAGCGTCTGGAACTCCCGGATCACGTGATCCCGATCGCCGTGATGCCCGTCGGCTATCCCGCCTTGGGATCCGTTCCCTATCCGTTCCACGACCAGCGACGGCTTGTGACCGACCTCGTCGTCCGCAAGTGA